One genomic window of Actinoplanes lobatus includes the following:
- a CDS encoding SCO2523 family variant P-loop protein, with protein sequence MFVFAASDKGGTGRSVTSSNLLYRSALQGNDVCYLDFDFGSPTAGAIFGIERAENGTTSGSGMHRFLLQEVYQPERVDVWTATDRRGIRDGQANTGRLVLLPGDVGGGDFPDRADLVGRCLELFLRLNEEFSLCMVDLSAGRNLAVEMVLKVTAMPEMQKITSRWLVYHRWTRQHVVAAGGLVNGPRGLLTIAEKSGHDRQQFANNLRYVRTAVIDPAPSTQSGLTAKQGIWLDECNRRLTRLAGEHQVGKNLLLGSVPLDPMLQWQEQLITDKDVVSGVANQETRNAFDLLARRLVDDSSWETL encoded by the coding sequence ATGTTCGTTTTCGCCGCGTCCGACAAAGGCGGCACCGGTCGTTCGGTGACCAGCAGCAACCTGCTGTACCGCAGCGCCCTCCAGGGGAACGACGTCTGTTACCTCGACTTCGACTTCGGCTCGCCGACGGCCGGCGCCATCTTCGGCATCGAGCGCGCGGAGAACGGCACGACCAGCGGTTCCGGCATGCACCGGTTCCTGCTCCAGGAGGTCTATCAACCGGAGCGGGTCGACGTCTGGACCGCCACCGACCGGCGCGGGATCCGGGACGGGCAGGCCAACACCGGCCGCCTGGTCCTGCTGCCCGGTGACGTGGGCGGCGGCGACTTCCCGGACCGCGCCGACCTGGTGGGCCGGTGCCTCGAACTGTTCCTGCGGCTCAACGAGGAGTTCAGCCTCTGCATGGTGGACCTGAGCGCGGGCCGCAACCTGGCCGTCGAGATGGTGCTCAAGGTGACCGCCATGCCCGAGATGCAGAAGATCACCAGTCGCTGGCTGGTGTACCACCGGTGGACCCGGCAGCACGTGGTGGCGGCGGGCGGGCTGGTGAACGGTCCACGCGGGCTGCTCACGATCGCCGAGAAGTCCGGGCACGACCGGCAGCAGTTCGCCAACAACCTGCGCTACGTGCGTACCGCGGTGATCGATCCGGCGCCGTCGACCCAGAGCGGCCTCACCGCGAAACAGGGCATTTGGCTCGATGAGTGCAATCGACGGCTCACTCGATTGGCTGGAGAGCACCAAGTCGGCAAAAATCTATTACTAGGGTCCGTACCACTCGATCCCATGCTCCAATGGCAAGAACAGTTGATCACTGACAAAGACGTGGTGAGCGGCGTCGCGAACCAGGAGACCCGGAACGCGTTCGACTTGCTGGCGAGGCGCCTCGTCGACGACTCCTCTTGGGAGACCCTATGA